A part of Thermus oshimai DSM 12092 genomic DNA contains:
- a CDS encoding DUF1648 domain-containing protein — translation MRGYGFLVALPLFLLWGVALWLYPRLPEPLPVHWNLWGEPDRFGSRLEALFLFPLAMTALLPPLALLPRLDPKGKGLEGLMVGLAWFFFFLYLAFVGVYAGWWAEPPLFRVAGLFFLFLALYLPRIPQNPFAGVRTPWTLGDPRVWRRVHRAAAWGLGALGGWPFSCPRGAWGFWPSWGFSFWFPSPWSSTPTPLGNVRRGRIRAEGPFKVGAGGPYAGTKGQRGMGRRVAHGQGLHAAREPGF, via the coding sequence GTGCGCGGGTACGGCTTCCTGGTGGCCCTTCCCCTCTTCCTCCTGTGGGGGGTGGCCCTTTGGCTCTACCCCAGGCTTCCCGAGCCCCTGCCCGTCCACTGGAACCTCTGGGGGGAGCCCGACCGCTTCGGAAGCCGCCTCGAGGCCCTCTTCCTCTTCCCCTTGGCCATGACGGCCCTTCTTCCCCCCTTGGCCCTCCTTCCCCGGCTGGACCCTAAGGGCAAGGGGCTGGAGGGGCTTATGGTGGGCCTGGCCTGGTTTTTCTTCTTCCTCTACCTGGCCTTCGTGGGGGTTTATGCGGGCTGGTGGGCGGAGCCCCCCCTTTTCCGCGTGGCGGGGCTTTTCTTCCTCTTCCTGGCCCTTTACCTCCCCCGGATTCCCCAGAACCCCTTCGCCGGGGTGCGCACCCCCTGGACCCTGGGAGACCCCAGGGTGTGGCGGCGGGTCCACCGGGCCGCGGCCTGGGGGCTTGGGGCCTTGGGGGGGTGGCCCTTTTCCTGCCCCCGAGGGGCCTGGGGCTTTTGGCCTTCCTGGGGCTTCTCCTTTTGGTTTCCCTCTCCCTGGTCCTCTACTCCTACGCCCTTGGGAAACGTAAGGCGGGGCAGGATTAGAGCGGAAGGCCCTTTTAAAGTGGGAGCCGGAGGTCCTTATGCCGGTACGAAAGGCCAGCGCGGTATGGGAAGGCGGGTTGCGCACGGGCAAGGGCTCCATGCGGCTAGAGAGCCAGGCTTTTGA
- a CDS encoding OsmC family protein, translating into MPVRKASAVWEGGLRTGKGSMRLESQAFEGPYSFPSRFEEGAGTNPEELIAAAHAGCFSMALSGALERAGYPPKRVATQAHVHLEMVEGRPTITRIDLVTEAEVPGIAPEEFLRIAEEAKAGCPVSRALAGVGEIRLTARLV; encoded by the coding sequence ATGCCGGTACGAAAGGCCAGCGCGGTATGGGAAGGCGGGTTGCGCACGGGCAAGGGCTCCATGCGGCTAGAGAGCCAGGCTTTTGAGGGGCCCTACTCCTTCCCCTCCCGGTTTGAAGAGGGGGCGGGCACCAACCCCGAGGAGCTCATCGCCGCGGCCCACGCGGGCTGCTTCTCCATGGCCCTCTCCGGCGCTTTGGAGCGGGCGGGCTACCCCCCCAAGCGGGTTGCCACCCAGGCCCACGTGCACCTGGAGATGGTGGAGGGCCGGCCCACCATTACCCGCATAGACCTGGTCACGGAGGCCGAGGTGCCGGGGATCGCCCCGGAAGAGTTCTTGCGCATCGCCGAGGAGGCCAAGGCGGGCTGTCCCGTCTCCCGGGCCCTGGCCGGGGTGGGGGAGATCCGCCTTACGGCCCGGCTTGTCTAA
- a CDS encoding zinc ribbon domain-containing protein, with the protein MGSVNGADAPQKGQLEALKALYGLQEKDLELDRLKEEAEALPQELLSVRTQVEALEERLAELLERQAELQKEYNRHSLDLEDLTAKEKQAEAEQRQAQSAKEQTQYENRIQQIRDRIRELLELSTPLMEAMESLEAEIAQVEEALSQIRPRLEALLEENARRVEGLKGVIALKEEERQAMAQGIPQALLKEYEAIRRARKGMGIVRMQRQGNAFRCEGCNVVLPTHVAQKVVQGQVVRCPTCGRLLLKGD; encoded by the coding sequence ATGGGAAGCGTGAACGGGGCGGACGCTCCCCAAAAGGGACAGCTGGAAGCGCTCAAGGCCCTTTACGGCCTTCAGGAAAAGGACCTGGAGCTGGACCGGCTAAAGGAGGAGGCGGAGGCCCTGCCCCAGGAGCTCCTTTCCGTGCGAACCCAGGTGGAGGCCCTGGAGGAACGGTTGGCGGAGCTTTTGGAGAGGCAGGCGGAGCTGCAGAAGGAGTACAACCGCCACAGCCTGGACCTGGAGGACCTCACCGCCAAGGAGAAGCAGGCCGAGGCCGAGCAGCGCCAGGCCCAAAGCGCCAAGGAGCAGACCCAGTACGAGAACCGCATCCAGCAGATCCGGGACCGCATCCGCGAGCTTTTGGAGCTCTCCACCCCCCTCATGGAGGCCATGGAGAGCCTCGAGGCGGAGATCGCCCAGGTGGAGGAAGCCCTTTCCCAGATCCGGCCCCGCCTGGAAGCCCTCCTGGAGGAGAACGCCCGACGGGTGGAGGGGCTTAAGGGGGTCATCGCCCTCAAGGAGGAGGAGCGGCAGGCCATGGCCCAGGGCATCCCCCAGGCCCTCCTCAAGGAGTACGAGGCCATCCGCCGGGCCCGGAAGGGCATGGGCATCGTGCGCATGCAAAGGCAGGGGAACGCCTTCCGCTGCGAGGGGTGCAACGTGGTCCTGCCCACCCACGTGGCCCAGAAGGTGGTGCAGGGGCAGGTGGTGCGCTGCCCCACCTGCGGCCGCCTGCTCCTTAAGGGGGATTAG
- a CDS encoding MBL fold metallo-hydrolase yields the protein MRVYRLTVGPLGENAYLVETPEGAALIDPGDEAQRILDLAQEVGLTPKAILLTHAHFDHLGAVAPLVEALDLPVYLHPLDLPLYERAEEAAALWGFSIPKPPLPVKPLEEGMRLFGFTVWHLPGHSPGHVAFLHPDPPLALSGDLLFRGSIGRYDLPGADPKALFRSLKRLLTLPPETRILPGHGPETTLGLEAQTNPFLMGLEWEA from the coding sequence ATGAGGGTCTACCGCCTCACCGTGGGCCCCTTGGGGGAAAACGCCTACCTGGTGGAAACCCCGGAAGGGGCGGCGCTGATAGACCCCGGGGACGAGGCGCAAAGGATCCTGGACCTCGCCCAGGAGGTTGGGCTCACCCCCAAGGCCATCCTCCTCACCCACGCCCACTTTGACCACCTGGGGGCGGTGGCCCCTTTGGTGGAGGCCCTGGACCTTCCCGTCTACCTCCACCCCCTGGACCTGCCCCTTTACGAACGGGCGGAGGAGGCCGCGGCCCTTTGGGGGTTTTCCATCCCCAAGCCCCCCCTTCCCGTAAAGCCCCTGGAGGAGGGGATGCGGCTTTTCGGGTTCACCGTCTGGCACCTGCCCGGGCATAGCCCGGGGCACGTGGCCTTCCTGCACCCGGACCCCCCTCTGGCCCTCTCGGGGGACCTCCTCTTCCGGGGGAGCATCGGCCGCTACGACCTGCCGGGGGCGGACCCCAAGGCCCTTTTCCGCTCCCTAAAGCGGCTTTTGACCCTTCCCCCCGAAACGCGCATCCTGCCGGGGCACGGGCCGGAGACCACCCTGGGCCTCGAGGCCCAGACGAACCCCTTCCTGATGGGGTTAGAATGGGAAGCGTGA
- a CDS encoding sulfurtransferase codes for MELPEDRVLVDTRPKEAYLQGHLPGARHLDLSAPRLRLREEAELQALEEGLTELFQGLGLKSPVVLYDEGLTSRLCRTAFFLGLGGLEVELWTEGWEPLAMETGEVRPKRTDTTARLRRDWLLTADEAARHPLLLDVRSPEEHRGLVHPPCCPRGGRIPGSRSAPLELFLSPDGLLEKLGLKPGEEVGVYCHSGARSAVAFFILRSLGVRARNYLGSMHEWLQEGLPTEP; via the coding sequence ATGGAGCTGCCCGAAGACAGGGTGCTGGTGGACACCCGGCCCAAGGAGGCCTACCTCCAAGGCCACCTGCCCGGGGCCCGGCACCTGGACCTCTCCGCCCCCCGGTTGCGCCTTAGGGAGGAGGCGGAACTCCAGGCCCTAGAAGAGGGCCTCACGGAGCTCTTCCAGGGTCTGGGGCTCAAAAGCCCCGTGGTCCTCTACGACGAAGGGCTCACCAGCCGCCTCTGCCGCACGGCCTTCTTCCTGGGGCTTGGGGGGCTGGAGGTGGAGCTTTGGACGGAGGGCTGGGAGCCCCTGGCCATGGAAACGGGGGAGGTGCGCCCCAAGCGCACGGACACCACCGCCCGCCTACGGCGGGACTGGCTCCTCACCGCGGACGAGGCGGCCCGGCACCCCCTTCTTCTGGACGTGCGGAGTCCCGAGGAGCATAGGGGCCTGGTCCACCCCCCCTGCTGCCCCCGGGGGGGGCGGATCCCGGGGAGCCGGAGCGCCCCCTTAGAGCTTTTCCTTAGCCCAGACGGGCTCCTGGAGAAGCTGGGCCTGAAGCCGGGGGAGGAGGTGGGGGTCTACTGCCACTCCGGGGCCCGGAGCGCGGTGGCCTTCTTCATCCTGAGGAGCCTGGGGGTGCGGGCGCGAAACTACCTGGGCTCCATGCACGAGTGGCTCCAGGAGGGCCTTCCCACCGAGCCATGA
- a CDS encoding Hsp20/alpha crystallin family protein, whose amino-acid sequence MTLVRRDGRELTPFRTWGPFSLLEEVNRLFEETLGDLARPAVAYVAPADLYETDEALILEMAVPGLSPEDLEVSLEGNKLTVRGQVRPSTDEKARRYYLQEMAHGSFVRTFALPVEVDASGAKAEFRHGILRLTMPKVAEARAKRIPVEVVQ is encoded by the coding sequence ATGACCCTGGTACGTCGGGACGGCCGCGAACTCACGCCCTTCCGGACCTGGGGTCCTTTCTCCCTTCTCGAGGAGGTGAACCGGCTCTTTGAGGAGACCTTGGGCGACCTGGCCCGGCCCGCGGTGGCCTACGTGGCCCCGGCGGACCTCTACGAGACGGACGAGGCCCTGATCCTGGAGATGGCCGTGCCCGGCCTCTCCCCTGAGGACCTGGAGGTGAGCCTCGAGGGCAACAAGCTCACCGTGCGCGGCCAGGTGCGGCCCAGCACGGACGAGAAGGCCCGGCGCTACTACCTCCAGGAGATGGCCCACGGCTCCTTCGTCCGCACCTTCGCCCTGCCCGTGGAGGTGGACGCCAGCGGGGCCAAGGCCGAGTTCCGCCACGGCATCCTCCGCCTCACCATGCCCAAGGTGGCGGAGGCCCGGGCCAAGCGGATCCCCGTGGAGGTGGTCCAGTAA
- a CDS encoding MalY/PatB family protein, translated as MRLPPRRDSLKWSAYPEGVLPLWVADMDFPVAEPIQKALKERAEGFLGYPPREGDGELRGLILERAGLEGELVFMPGVVVGLYAAVAAFTAPGQGVLTQVPIYPPFLAAIREQKRTLLANPLRETEAGWRLDLQGLERLAYASRLLLFCHPQNPTGRVFTEEELEAIAHIARKHDLIVVSDELHAPLTYERPHTPLARFLPERTLTLVGPGKAYNLAGLPMGAAIGPKPLVEALKRHLPHTFPNVLAMAAWKAALLEGGVWLAETLRQLRANRDRVAAWAKAVGLGHFPPEGTYLAWLKTPIPKAAAFFLERAKVALNPGENFGEGYGAYVRLNFATYPEVLEEALGRLQQALDQG; from the coding sequence ATGAGGCTTCCCCCGCGCCGGGACTCCTTGAAGTGGAGCGCCTACCCCGAGGGGGTCCTGCCCCTCTGGGTGGCGGACATGGACTTCCCCGTGGCCGAGCCCATCCAGAAGGCCTTGAAGGAGCGGGCGGAGGGGTTTTTGGGCTACCCCCCCAGGGAGGGGGATGGGGAGCTTAGGGGGCTCATCCTGGAAAGGGCGGGGCTGGAAGGGGAGCTCGTCTTCATGCCTGGGGTGGTGGTGGGGCTCTACGCCGCGGTGGCCGCCTTCACCGCCCCCGGGCAGGGGGTCCTCACCCAGGTGCCCATCTACCCCCCCTTCCTCGCCGCCATCCGGGAGCAGAAGCGCACCCTTCTCGCCAACCCCCTAAGGGAAACGGAGGCGGGGTGGCGGCTGGACCTCCAGGGCCTGGAAAGGCTGGCCTACGCCTCGAGGCTCCTCCTCTTCTGCCACCCGCAAAACCCCACGGGCCGGGTCTTCACCGAGGAGGAGCTGGAGGCCATCGCCCACATCGCCCGCAAGCACGACCTCATCGTGGTCTCCGACGAGCTCCACGCCCCCCTCACCTACGAGAGGCCCCACACCCCCCTGGCCCGCTTCCTCCCCGAACGGACCCTCACCCTGGTGGGCCCGGGCAAGGCCTACAACCTGGCGGGCCTGCCCATGGGGGCGGCCATCGGACCCAAACCCTTGGTGGAAGCCCTAAAACGCCACCTACCCCACACCTTCCCCAACGTCCTGGCCATGGCCGCCTGGAAGGCCGCCCTCCTGGAGGGGGGGGTCTGGCTTGCGGAAACCCTGCGGCAACTCCGGGCCAACCGCGACCGGGTGGCCGCCTGGGCCAAAGCCGTGGGCCTCGGCCACTTTCCCCCGGAGGGGACCTACCTGGCCTGGCTCAAGACCCCCATCCCCAAGGCCGCGGCCTTCTTCCTGGAAAGGGCCAAGGTGGCCCTGAACCCGGGGGAGAACTTTGGGGAGGGGTACGGGGCGTACGTGCGCCTCAACTTCGCCACCTACCCCGAGGTGCTGGAGGAGGCCCTAGGGCGCCTGCAACAGGCCCTAGACCAGGGCTAA
- the trmB gene encoding tRNA (guanosine(46)-N7)-methyltransferase TrmB, producing the protein MLVRPALLKDLPPPPEGLFGRAGPLVVEVGFGDGRFTALYAKLHPERLVLGAEVSSGSVVRALRRFRREGVENVRIYHGEGAFALRNLVPPRSVLEVIVNFPDPWPKKRHQENRLLQRGFFRKLSTRLVEGGRLLLTTDHEEYFRFALEEALSTGLYRVETPPPPPLHLTTKYAEKWKGEGRPFFHAVFTKEAEDHAPWPPLRRYPMAHALLEGPLPEHLPLSKTVLPLEGGVAVLLKALKDEEGFYVLAHVEEEDLTQDLLLEVRRSAHGVYAGVSRFGHPLITEGVKGAVRGLVERLKALGLRVVQDHT; encoded by the coding sequence GTGTTGGTGCGCCCCGCCCTCCTCAAAGACCTTCCCCCACCCCCCGAAGGCCTTTTCGGCCGGGCAGGGCCTTTGGTGGTGGAGGTGGGGTTTGGGGACGGGCGCTTCACCGCCCTCTACGCCAAGCTTCACCCGGAAAGGCTCGTCCTGGGGGCGGAGGTCTCTTCGGGGAGCGTGGTTAGGGCCCTAAGGCGCTTCCGGCGGGAAGGGGTGGAAAACGTCCGCATCTACCACGGGGAAGGGGCCTTCGCCCTGAGAAACCTGGTGCCCCCGAGGAGCGTCTTAGAGGTCATCGTCAACTTCCCGGACCCCTGGCCCAAGAAGCGCCACCAGGAAAATCGCCTCCTCCAGAGGGGGTTTTTCCGTAAGCTTTCCACCAGGCTGGTGGAAGGGGGGAGGCTCCTTCTCACCACGGACCACGAGGAATACTTCCGCTTCGCCCTGGAGGAGGCCCTGTCCACGGGGCTTTACCGGGTGGAAACCCCCCCGCCCCCGCCCCTCCACCTCACGACCAAGTACGCGGAGAAGTGGAAGGGAGAAGGCCGCCCCTTCTTCCACGCGGTCTTCACCAAAGAGGCCGAGGACCACGCCCCCTGGCCCCCCCTAAGGAGGTACCCCATGGCCCACGCCCTTCTGGAAGGCCCCTTACCGGAACACCTGCCCCTTTCCAAGACCGTCCTCCCCCTGGAAGGGGGGGTGGCGGTGCTCCTAAAGGCCCTTAAGGACGAGGAGGGGTTTTACGTGCTGGCCCACGTGGAGGAGGAGGACCTCACCCAGGACCTCCTTCTGGAGGTAAGGAGGAGCGCCCACGGGGTCTACGCCGGGGTGAGCCGCTTCGGCCACCCCCTCATCACCGAGGGGGTGAAGGGGGCGGTGCGGGGCCTGGTGGAGCGCCTAAAGGCCTTGGGCCTTAGGGTGGTCCAGGACCACACCTAG
- a CDS encoding DUF4388 domain-containing protein, giving the protein MALVGNLKDLPLDELLQALGHKEGALEIWNVKGVPATTLYLKPGYLRSLDQKGKPLPPLAAKAVLQALLRAREGSFEFIPQARPPHKHRLNWPLDRALLSLVTLTDELERARDTLPPKEARFKLSPDGLTKLSPDGVGPLPAQVPCRDLLKAAGDLLARGASVGEIAERLGLPWDYVAFCLHRLASAGAVRPTVGR; this is encoded by the coding sequence ATGGCTTTGGTTGGCAACCTCAAGGATTTGCCCTTGGATGAACTCCTGCAGGCCTTGGGCCACAAGGAGGGGGCGCTGGAGATTTGGAACGTGAAGGGGGTACCCGCCACCACCCTTTACCTCAAGCCGGGCTACCTCCGCTCCCTAGACCAGAAGGGGAAACCCCTTCCCCCCTTGGCCGCCAAGGCGGTGCTCCAGGCCCTCCTTAGGGCCCGGGAGGGGAGCTTTGAGTTCATCCCCCAGGCCAGGCCACCTCACAAGCACCGCCTGAACTGGCCTTTGGACCGGGCCCTCCTCAGCCTGGTGACCCTCACGGACGAGCTGGAGCGCGCCCGGGATACGCTTCCCCCCAAAGAGGCCCGCTTCAAGCTTAGCCCGGATGGGCTGACCAAGCTTAGCCCTGACGGGGTGGGCCCCCTTCCCGCCCAGGTCCCCTGCCGGGACCTCCTGAAGGCCGCGGGGGACCTCCTGGCCCGGGGGGCCTCGGTGGGGGAGATCGCCGAAAGGCTCGGCCTTCCCTGGGACTACGTGGCCTTCTGCCTGCACCGCCTGGCCTCCGCGGGGGCGGTGCGCCCCACGGTGGGGAGGTAA
- a CDS encoding HD-GYP domain-containing protein produces MRVLVVDDEPTQRLLLMRALAPLGVEVAEARNGKEALDLLREKFFHLVLTDLHMPVMDGLELIRAVKAQDPFLPVILLTADGERETRLKGLEAGADDFLNRPLDLAELRLRVKGQLERRRLQEEVEELEKTLLVLMRAVEAKDAYTAGHGERVARYALWTGEELGASPEELKDLKMGALLHDIGKIAIPDHILRGDYPLTEAEWAFIRRHPEVGDEILKPLRAHPRLRPYVRWHHEKPDGSGYPDGLTEVPLLVQALSAADIYDALTSVRAYREPLPPEEALEALAKEAAQGRLDKEVVRAFRSALLRNRAGVLRG; encoded by the coding sequence ATGCGGGTTCTGGTGGTGGACGACGAGCCCACGCAGCGCCTTCTCCTCATGCGGGCCCTGGCCCCCTTGGGGGTGGAGGTGGCGGAGGCCAGGAACGGGAAGGAAGCCCTGGACCTTTTACGGGAAAAGTTCTTCCACCTGGTCCTCACCGACCTCCACATGCCCGTGATGGACGGCCTCGAGCTCATCCGGGCGGTGAAGGCCCAGGACCCCTTCCTGCCCGTCATTCTCCTCACCGCGGATGGGGAGCGGGAGACCCGCCTGAAGGGCCTCGAGGCGGGGGCGGACGACTTCCTAAACCGCCCCCTGGACCTGGCCGAGCTCCGCCTAAGGGTGAAGGGCCAGCTGGAAAGGCGGCGGCTGCAGGAGGAGGTGGAGGAGCTGGAAAAGACCCTTCTCGTCCTCATGCGGGCGGTGGAGGCCAAGGACGCCTACACCGCGGGCCACGGGGAGCGGGTGGCCCGGTATGCCCTCTGGACCGGGGAGGAGCTTGGGGCTTCCCCAGAGGAGCTTAAGGACCTCAAGATGGGGGCCCTGCTTCACGACATCGGCAAGATCGCCATCCCCGACCACATCCTGCGGGGGGACTACCCCCTTACGGAGGCGGAGTGGGCCTTCATCCGCCGGCACCCCGAGGTGGGGGACGAGATCCTAAAGCCCCTCCGGGCCCACCCCCGCCTACGGCCCTACGTGCGCTGGCACCACGAGAAGCCGGACGGCTCCGGCTACCCCGACGGCCTCACCGAGGTGCCCCTTTTGGTGCAGGCCCTCTCCGCGGCGGACATCTACGATGCCCTCACCAGCGTGCGCGCGTACCGGGAGCCCCTACCCCCGGAGGAGGCCTTGGAGGCCTTGGCCAAGGAGGCCGCCCAGGGCCGCCTGGACAAGGAGGTGGTCCGGGCCTTTAGGAGCGCCCTCCTCCGGAACCGCGCTGGGGTGCTTAGGGGTTGA
- the topA gene encoding type I DNA topoisomerase — translation MPAKRGQSRRSEPQGGGGVLVVVESPAKARSIGKMLGPGYEVRASKGHVVDLPERTLGVDVANNFAPTYEVKKEKKGVVEELKKAAKGRRLLIATDPDREGEAIGWHIARLLGRNPEEPIRVEFHEITPKVVRQAVEAPRPIDQNLVDAQQARRVLDRLLGYNLSPLLSQAFRKRALSAGRVQSVALRLVVEREEEIEAFKKEVYWLLHGRFQAEGQDLWASLYEVEGKRLWTGQGEKEGRLHLKGEGEARRLAQEALRFPYRVERVEVKERRKAPPPPFTTSTLQQAASSRLGYTASRTMRIAQRLYEGVDLPEGTVGLITYMRTDSVRVSPEALALARGVIGEVFGPEYLPESPRVYRNRKEGVQDAHEAIRPTDPRRTPESVRPHLSEEEYRLYDLIWRRFLASQMRDALYESTVVFLKGGPFLFRASGSVLKFEGYLKVWGREEDEEEPPVPALPQGAEARLLEVKPEEKTTEPPPRYTDATLVKTLEELGIGRPSTYAPTLETLEKRGYVERKGRTLLPTPLGREVTDYLRRHFPQVVAYEFTARMEDRLDQVEEGKAPWPKVVLEFYEPFLQELAQVPKKTCPKCGRPLELKVSRYGQFLGCTGYPECTYTEPLEVDEPLEEACPKCGRPLVRKRGRYGLFIACTGYPECDYTRDDAKVTSWTCPKCGGRVLEKRSQRGKAYYRCENKACDFLSFYPLLPTPCPGCGWPLVKKGEGACINPACSLHDPALLPKEAPKGQGGASRKKGLPKGKPQDWEELRPFLSELSPEERGALEALAQGKALGEAEARLAKKALFKLRMRKGRAKKEAVAGA, via the coding sequence ATGCCGGCTAAACGGGGCCAGTCCAGGCGCAGTGAACCCCAGGGGGGCGGGGGGGTTTTGGTGGTGGTGGAGTCCCCCGCCAAGGCGAGGAGCATCGGCAAGATGCTGGGCCCTGGGTACGAGGTTAGGGCCAGCAAGGGCCACGTGGTGGACCTCCCCGAAAGGACCCTGGGGGTGGACGTGGCGAACAACTTCGCCCCCACCTACGAGGTGAAGAAGGAGAAGAAGGGGGTGGTGGAGGAGCTGAAAAAGGCCGCAAAGGGCAGGCGCCTCCTCATCGCCACCGACCCCGACCGGGAGGGGGAGGCCATCGGCTGGCACATCGCCCGCCTCCTGGGCCGGAATCCGGAAGAGCCCATCCGGGTGGAGTTCCACGAGATCACCCCCAAGGTGGTGCGCCAGGCGGTGGAGGCCCCCAGGCCCATAGACCAGAACCTGGTGGACGCCCAGCAGGCCCGTAGGGTCTTAGACCGGCTCCTGGGCTACAACCTCTCCCCCCTCCTCTCCCAGGCCTTCCGCAAGCGGGCCCTCTCCGCAGGCCGCGTCCAGAGCGTGGCCTTGAGGCTCGTGGTGGAGCGGGAGGAGGAGATCGAGGCCTTCAAGAAGGAGGTCTACTGGCTCCTCCACGGCCGCTTCCAGGCGGAGGGGCAGGACCTTTGGGCTTCCCTTTACGAGGTGGAGGGGAAGCGGCTTTGGACGGGGCAGGGGGAGAAGGAGGGGAGGCTCCACCTGAAGGGGGAGGGGGAGGCCAGGCGGCTTGCGCAGGAAGCCCTGCGCTTCCCCTACCGGGTGGAGCGGGTGGAGGTCAAGGAGCGGCGCAAGGCCCCCCCACCCCCCTTCACCACCTCCACCCTGCAGCAGGCGGCCTCCTCGAGGCTCGGCTACACCGCAAGCCGCACCATGCGCATCGCCCAGCGCCTCTACGAGGGGGTGGACCTGCCCGAGGGCACCGTGGGCCTCATCACCTACATGCGCACGGACTCCGTGCGGGTCTCCCCCGAGGCCCTGGCCCTGGCCCGGGGGGTGATCGGGGAGGTCTTCGGACCGGAGTACCTGCCCGAAAGCCCCAGGGTGTACAGAAACCGCAAGGAGGGGGTGCAGGACGCCCACGAGGCCATCCGCCCCACGGACCCTAGGCGCACCCCCGAGTCCGTCCGGCCCCACCTTTCGGAGGAGGAGTACCGCCTCTACGACCTCATCTGGCGCCGCTTCCTGGCGAGCCAGATGCGGGACGCCCTCTACGAGAGCACGGTGGTCTTCCTGAAGGGGGGGCCTTTCCTCTTCCGGGCCTCGGGTTCGGTGCTAAAGTTTGAGGGCTACCTCAAGGTCTGGGGGCGGGAGGAGGACGAGGAGGAGCCCCCGGTGCCCGCCCTGCCCCAAGGGGCCGAGGCCCGGCTTTTGGAAGTGAAGCCGGAGGAGAAGACCACCGAGCCCCCGCCCCGCTACACCGACGCCACCTTGGTGAAGACCCTGGAGGAGCTTGGCATCGGCCGGCCCTCCACCTACGCCCCCACCCTCGAGACCCTGGAGAAGCGGGGGTATGTGGAAAGGAAGGGCCGCACCCTCCTCCCCACCCCCTTAGGCCGGGAGGTCACGGACTACCTGAGGCGCCACTTCCCCCAGGTGGTGGCCTACGAGTTCACCGCCCGTATGGAGGACCGCCTGGACCAGGTGGAGGAGGGGAAGGCCCCCTGGCCCAAGGTGGTCCTGGAGTTCTACGAGCCCTTCCTTCAGGAGCTCGCCCAGGTGCCCAAGAAGACCTGCCCCAAGTGCGGCCGCCCCCTGGAGCTCAAGGTGAGCCGCTACGGGCAGTTCCTAGGCTGCACGGGCTACCCCGAGTGCACCTACACCGAGCCCTTGGAGGTGGACGAGCCCCTGGAGGAGGCCTGCCCCAAGTGCGGCCGCCCCCTGGTGCGCAAGCGGGGCCGCTACGGGCTTTTCATCGCCTGCACGGGCTACCCGGAGTGCGACTACACCCGGGACGACGCCAAGGTGACCTCCTGGACCTGCCCCAAGTGCGGGGGAAGGGTCTTGGAGAAGCGGAGCCAGCGGGGGAAGGCCTACTACCGCTGCGAGAACAAGGCCTGCGACTTCCTCTCCTTCTACCCCCTTCTCCCCACCCCCTGCCCCGGGTGCGGCTGGCCTTTGGTGAAGAAGGGGGAGGGGGCTTGCATCAACCCCGCCTGCTCCCTCCACGACCCCGCCCTTCTCCCCAAGGAAGCCCCCAAAGGCCAAGGGGGGGCCTCGAGGAAAAAGGGGCTTCCCAAGGGTAAGCCCCAGGACTGGGAGGAGCTTCGGCCCTTCCTTTCCGAGCTTTCCCCGGAGGAACGGGGGGCCTTAGAGGCCCTGGCCCAGGGGAAGGCGTTGGGCGAGGCCGAGGCCAGGTTGGCAAAGAAGGCCCTCTTCAAGCTCCGCATGCGAAAGGGCCGGGCCAAGAAGGAAGCCGTGGCGGGCGCCTGA